A genomic window from Sanguibacter antarcticus includes:
- the hisS gene encoding histidine--tRNA ligase — translation MARPTPLSGFPEWLPSDRIVEQHILDTVRKTFELHGFAGIETRAVEPLDQLLRKGETSKEVYVLRRLQGEDDAEASVSAADKQGLGLHFDLTVPFARYVLENAGHLAFPFKRYQIQKVWRGERPQDGRFREFVQADIDVVGAGDLPYHFEVEVPLVMAEALAALRGIGVPEVRILVNNRKVAEGFYRGLGIEDVDGVLRIIDKLDKIGGTKVVAALVDEIGATPAQAQACLELAQVSGDDSTVIDRVRELVDAHAITSDLLEQGLVELGALMTAAAVRAPGVVRADLKIARGLDYYTGSVYETVLVGHEDLGSICSGGRYDTLASDGAATYPGVGLSIGISRLVSRLLSARLVRATRSVPSAVVVAVMSEEVRTASDAVAGALRARGIPAEVSPSAAKLGKQIKYADRRGIPFVWFPESTAADGTPVAHQVKDIRSGEQVEADPSVWMPPNSDLWPGVVATS, via the coding sequence CGTCCGGAAGACGTTCGAGCTGCACGGTTTCGCTGGCATCGAGACGCGCGCGGTCGAGCCGCTCGACCAGCTGCTGCGCAAGGGAGAGACCTCCAAGGAGGTCTATGTCTTGCGCCGGCTCCAGGGCGAGGACGACGCGGAGGCGTCGGTGAGCGCGGCCGACAAGCAGGGGCTCGGTCTGCACTTCGACCTGACCGTGCCGTTCGCGCGCTACGTCTTGGAGAACGCAGGGCACCTCGCGTTTCCTTTCAAGCGCTACCAGATCCAGAAGGTGTGGCGTGGCGAGCGTCCTCAGGACGGCCGCTTCCGTGAGTTCGTGCAGGCGGACATCGACGTCGTGGGCGCGGGGGACCTCCCGTACCACTTCGAGGTCGAGGTGCCGCTCGTCATGGCCGAGGCGCTGGCCGCGCTCCGAGGGATCGGTGTGCCAGAGGTCCGCATCCTCGTGAACAACCGCAAGGTCGCCGAGGGCTTCTACCGGGGCCTCGGGATCGAGGACGTCGACGGTGTCCTGCGGATCATCGACAAGCTCGACAAGATCGGTGGGACGAAGGTCGTGGCTGCTCTCGTCGACGAGATCGGCGCGACGCCGGCGCAGGCGCAGGCATGCCTCGAGCTCGCCCAGGTGTCGGGCGACGACAGCACGGTCATCGATCGGGTCCGTGAGCTCGTGGACGCTCACGCGATCACGTCGGACCTGCTCGAGCAGGGGCTCGTCGAGCTCGGTGCGCTCATGACGGCTGCTGCGGTGCGCGCACCCGGCGTCGTGCGCGCGGACCTCAAGATCGCCCGTGGGCTCGACTACTACACCGGGTCGGTCTACGAGACAGTTCTCGTCGGGCACGAAGACCTGGGGTCGATCTGCTCCGGCGGACGCTACGACACCCTCGCCTCGGACGGCGCTGCGACGTACCCGGGCGTCGGTCTCTCGATCGGCATCTCGCGGCTCGTCTCGCGGCTCCTCTCTGCGCGGCTCGTCCGGGCGACACGCTCGGTGCCGAGCGCGGTCGTCGTGGCGGTCATGTCCGAGGAGGTGCGCACTGCGTCGGACGCCGTCGCTGGTGCGTTGCGCGCGCGCGGCATCCCGGCCGAGGTGTCGCCCTCTGCAGCCAAGCTCGGCAAGCAGATCAAGTACGCCGACCGCCGTGGCATCCCCTTCGTCTGGTTCCCGGAGTCGACGGCAGCAGACGGGACACCGGTGGCGCACCAGGTGAAGGACATCCGTTCCGGCGAGCAGGTCGAAGCCGACCCGTCGGTGTGGATGCCGCCGAACAGCGACCTGTGGCCGGGTGTCGTCGCTACCTCGTGA